The window AAGGCGGCCTCGCCGCGCACGCCGGCCGCCCGCAGCGCGGCAGGCAGCGCGGCCCGCAGCGCCGCCGCGTCCGCGTCACCTGCGGCGCCCCGCGCGCTCGCGCCGCCATCGGCCGTCCTGCCCCCGAGTTCCGTCATGCGTCCCAGGATGCACCCGACCACTGACAGTGACCGTGGAGCGACAGAGCGGCGATGACACAGCGGCGGGACGCCGACGGGAGACCGGGCGGAAAGGCGGCGCGCCGCTCACCGGGTACGTTGGCTTGATTCCGGAGAGCTAACCGGAAACCGGCCAACCACCGTCACGAACTCCCATATAGTGACGCCCAATTGAGCACCAGACGTCGCTTCTCGTTCAGGGACCGACCGAGTTACCCATCCAGGAACCGACTGAGTTACCGAGTTCAGAACCGACCGAGGACACCAGCCGATGACCGCGCCCAGCTCACCTCGCTCACCAGGCGAACGCCCCGCCCTGCGCTCAGTCCTTCCCCTGCCCCTGGTGACCGCCCTGCTCACCGCGACCGCCACCGGAGCCGCGGTCGCGGTGGCGCCGCAGTCCGTGCGGACGCCCCTCGCCGCCGGGGCGGGGGCGGCCGCGCTGCTGCTCACGGCGGTCGTCGCGGTCGCCATGCACGCGCGCGTGTCGGTGCGACTGCTGCGCCTGCGGCTCGACGCCGTCTCCCGGGAGACCGGTCTGCTGCTGCGGGAGCGGGCCCGGAGGGCCGAGGAGTTCGCGCAGGAGCGGGGGCGGCTGACGGAGGAGTTCGTCCAGGAGCGGGCGCGGATCGCGGCCGAGTTCGCCCGGGAACGGGTGCGGCTGACGACGGAGTCCGAGCGCGAACGCGAACGACTGTCCGACGAGCGGGACCGCGCGGCGGAGGAGATCACCCAGGAGCGGGTGGCGCTGTCCGAACGCGCCAAGCAGGCCGAGACCGAACGCTCCGCCGTCCTCGCCGTCACCGCCAACGTGGCAGGCCGGATGCAGGCCCTCGCCACCGCCACCCTCGCCGACCTCCGCGCCATGGAGGAACGTCACGCCGACGAGGACGTCCTCGCCGACCTGCTCCACCTCGACCACCGCACCGCCCAGGCGGGCCGTCTCGCCGACTCCGTCGCCGTCCTCGCGGGCGCGCGCTCGGGCCGCCGCTGGGCCCGCCCGATCCCCATGGAGTCGATCCTGCGCGGCGCGATGGGCCGCATCGGCGCCTACCGCCGGGTCCGGCTGCACTCCTCCAGCGAGACCGCCGTCGCCGGTCACGCCGCCGAGGGCGTCATGCACGCGCTCGCCGAACTCCTCGACAACGCGGCGAACTTCTCGCCACCGACCGCCGAGGTCCATGTGTACGTCGAGGAGGTCCCGGCCGGCGCGATCATCTCGGTCGAGGACTCCGGGCTCGTCATGGGCGATGTCCAGCTCCGGCGCGCCGAACGCGCCGTGTCGGGCGAGGCCACCGACCTGGCGAGCCTCTCCGGCACGCGTCTCGGCCTCGCCGTCGTCGGCCGCCTCGCCCGCAAGCACGCCCTGCGGATCTCCTTCCGCCCGTCCGCGCGCGGCGGCACGGGCGTCCTCATGCTCATCCCGCAGGACGTCCTGGCGAGCACGATGCCCACGACGGCGTCTCCCACGGGGTCCGCCCCGGCCCAGTCGCCCTACGGAGGCGTGCGCGCCCCGCACGATCTGGACGCCGAGCCGACGCCGACCCACTCGTTCCCGACGGACGCCCCGGCCGCCCCTGTCGCCGACCCGGTGGCGGACGCCCTGATCGACTCCTTGTCCGGCTACAGGAACGCCACCCCCGCGCCGGATCCGACCCCGGCTCCGGCCCCGGCCCCGGACAATCCGGCCGGCGCACCGGCGTTCGGTTCCTCGTACGACGGTTCGTCCGACTACTCGTCCGGCTACTCGTCCGACTATTCGTCCGGTTCCTCGCAGGACTCCTCTTACGACTCCCCTTACGACTCCTCTCACGACCCTTCGTACGGGTCCCCGAGAGGCACTTCGGGTTCCGCCTTCGGCTCGTCGTTCCGCTCGTCGTTCAGCTCGGAATTCGGCACCGGGGAGTACGAGTCCGGTTCCGCCGACGAGACCGCCGCCCCCTCAGACGCCCTGCCCCGGCGCCGTCGCGGCCAGTCCCTCGCCGACGCGGAGGCCCGTACCCGGGCCGCGGCCGATGCCGCCGCGGCCCGGCCGGAGCGGACCTCCCGGCCCGCCGAGGACGCAAGCAGCGGTGCCGTGCGGTTCAGCAGTTTCCGCCGCGCGGTGCGGGGCACGGGCGGCGGGCTGGACCAGGCGTTCGTCCAGGGGACGGCCGCGGACGACGAGGGCGCCACGGGTGTGCCGCCCGGGACCGGCGCCGCCCTGGAACCCGTACGGGACGCCGCCGCGCCCGCCGAAGCCGTACGGCAGCCGGAGTTGGAGCCGGTGCGGGAGTCCGAGTGGGGTGCGGTGGCGGGCTCGGCGTGGGAGCCCGGACCCGAACCCGTACGGGAGACGGCCTGGGAACCCGGGCCACCCGTGCAGGACGGCGCATGGGCGCCCGAGCCCGCGCGGGGCCTCGTGTGGGAGCCGGAGGCGGTGAAGGAGGCGGCCTGGCAGGCGGAGGCCGCCGCCGAGCTTCCCTGGGCGCCGGACCCCGCGGGGGAGGCCAAGTGGGAGCTGGACCCCGTAAGGGAACTGGCCTGGGAACCCGCACGGGACACCCGCCCGGCCCCGGACGACGACACCGGCTCCGCGTCCTACCCCTCCCCGTCCTACCCGGACCCCGACCCGGACCCCGACCCGGACCCCGACCCGGCCGGAGAGCGGCTCCCCGCCCCGGACCCGCGCACGCACCCCCACCTGGAAGGCGACCACACCCCATGACCGGTACCGGTATCGGCACCACCGCCGACGACAGGCTCACCTGGCTCATGGAGGGACTGCTGGAACGCACTCCGGGCGCCCGGCACGCGCTCGTCCTCTCCCGGGACGGTCTGCGCCTGTGCCGTACCCCCGAGCTGTCCGTCGACCGGGCGGACCAGCTCTCCGCGATCGCCGCCGGCATCCAGTCGCTCTCGCAGGGGGCGTCCATGGAGTTCGGCGACGGCAGCGGAGGCGTACGGACGGCGATGGCGGAGTTCCACGGCGGGGTCCTGTTCATCGTGGAGGCGGGCGAGGGCGCGCATCTGGCCGTGGTGACGGACGAGGAGGCGGACGCCGGTCTCGTCGGCCACAACATGAGCGAGCTGGTCGAACAACTCGGCGAGCACCTGAGCGCGAAGCCGCGCCAGCCGACGAGCGCGGCCGCCCCATCGGCCGCGACCGGCCCGACGGCCGCGAGGAACGCGACCGGCCCGATGGGCGCGACGGGCACGACCGGTGCCGCCGCCGTGATCACCGCTACGACGACGACCGCGGCTACGGCTCTGGCGCCCCGTACGTCATGAGCCGGCCCGGCAGGGACGACCTGCCCGACCGGCTCTACACGCTCACCGGGGGGCGCAGCCGTTCGGCGCCCGGAACGCCGTTCGACCTGGTGACCCTGGTGGTGGCGGAGAGCCAGCCGGTGCCCGGCATGCAGTCGGAGCACGTGGCGATCCTGCGGCTGACGGAGCGGCCGACGGCGGTCGTGGAGATCGCCGCCGAGCTGCGGCTGCCGGTGAGCATCACGAAGGTGCTGCTCTCCGACCTCCTCGCGGCCGGCCGGGTCAGCGCCCGGCACCCGAACCAGGCCACGCTGATCGATCCGGACATCCTGGAGCAGGTGCTAGTTGGACTTCGCAACCTCTGACAACGGCGACGGCCACCCGTTCCCCCTGCCTCCGCTCTCGTCCCCCGCGTCCGTCCCCGTGCCCCTCCTCGGTGCGCGTGTCCAGGGTGCTCCCGCCGCCCGGTACGGGGATCTGCGGCGGGAGCACGGCGAGGTGGTGCCCGTGCTGCTCGACGGGGGCCTACCGGCGTGGCTGGTGCTCGGCTACAGCGAGCTGCACCAGGTGACCAGCGATCCGGAGCTGTTCAGCCGGGACTCGGGGCTGTGGAACCAGTGGCCGAACATCCCGGCCGACTGGCCGCTGCTCCCCGTCATCAGCCCCGATCAGCCCTCGGTCCTCGGCACGGTCGGCGAGCGGCACCGGCAGCGGGCCGCGCTGATCGAGGAGGCGCTGGAGGCGGTCGAGCCGCTCGAACTGCGCGGCCATGTCGAGCGGTTCGCGGACGAGTTGATCGACGTGGTGTGCGGGGTGGGCGCGGCCGATCTGGTGGGGCAGTTCGCGGCGCTGCTGCCCGTACGGGTGCTGGCGTACCTCTTCGGCTTCCGGGAGGAACACGGTCCCGGGCTGGTGGTCGCGCTGAACGACATCCTCGACGGCCAGGACCGGGCGATGGCGGCGGAGGGGTATCTGCGCACGGCGATGGACCGGCTGGTGTCGGAGCGGCTGCGGCAGCCCGGCGACGACGTGGTCTCGCGGCTCCTCGCGAACGCGCGCGCGTACGAGGTGACGGTCGAGGAGGTCACCCACGACGTGATGGTGATGCTGGCGGTGGGGCATCAGCCGACCGCCGACTGGATCGGCAACTCGCTGCATCTGATGCTGACGGACGAGCGGTTCGCGGCGTCGTTGTTCGGAGGGCGCAGCAGTGTGGCCGAGGCGATGAACGAGGTGCTGTGGGAGGACGCGCCGATCCAGAACGTGGCCGGGCGGTGGGCCACCCGTGACACACGGCTCGGTGGGCGGGTGCTCCGTGCGGGTGACCTCGTCCTGCTGGGGCTCCAGGGGGCCAACTCCGATCCGCGGGTGCGTACGCAGGGGGCGCTCACCGGTGGCAACAACGCGCACTTCTCCTTCGGGCACGGGGAGCACCGGTGTCCCTTTCCGGCGCAGGAGACGGCCGAGGTCATCGCCCGTACGGGTATCGAAGTCGTCCTGGACCGGCTTCCGGACATGGACCTCGCGGTCCCGTCCGGGGCCCTGGCCCGGCGGGTGTCTCCTTGGCTACGGGGGCTGGTGGAGCTGCCTGTGCGGTTCGCGCCGGGGCCGGTCCGTGGGGTCTGACGTGCCGGGGTGTCGCCCCCGCCGCCCCTACCCGGTCCATCCCCCAGGGGCTGCGCCCCTGAAAAGCAGCAACCCCCACCGGACCCCGCGTCCGCCGGCGCACTCGCACCCCCGAGTCATCAGGCACCCCGCCCCGTCTCACCCGACGGACGACGTTTCGCCCAGGTTTCGCGGAGCGGCTAGGCTCCATGCCCGTGGCTGATATCCAGATCCCCGCTGACATCAAGCCCGCCGACGGACGTTTCGGCGCGGGCCCCTCCAAGGTTCGGACGGAGGCGCTGGACGCGCTGGCCGCGACCGGCACCTCTCTGCTCGGCACCTCCCACCGCCAGGCCCCGGTGAAGAACCTGGTCGGCCAGGTCCGTGAGGGCATCAGCGAGCTGTTCTCCCTGCCCGAGGGCTACGAGGTCGTCCTCGGCAACGGCGGCTCCACGGCCTTCTGGGACATCGCGACCCACGGCCTGATCGAGAACAAGAGCCAGCACCTGACCTTCGGCGAGTTCAGCTCGAAGTTCGCCAAGGCCGCGAAGCTCGCCCCCTGGCTCGCCGAGCCGACGGTCGTCTCCTGCGACCCCGGCACGCACCCGGAGCCGGCCGCCGAGGCGGGCGTCGACGTCTACGCCTTCACGCACAACGAGACGTCCACCGGTGTCGCCGCCCCGCTGAACCGCGTGGCCGGCGCGGACGAGGGCGCCCTCGTCCTGGTCGACGCCACGTCCGGCGCGGGCGGCCTGCCCGTCGACATCGCCGAGACCGACGTCTACTACTTCGCCCCGCAGAAGTCCTTCGCCTCCGACGGCGGCCTCTGGATCGGCGTCTTCTCCCCGGCCGCCATCGAGCGCGCCGAGCGGATCCACGCCTCCGGCCGCCACGTCCCGGAGTTCTTCAGCCTCCCCACGGCGATCGACAACTCCCGCAAGAACCAGACCTACAACACCCCGGCGCTCGCGACCCTCTTCCTGCTCGACCAGCAGCTGAAGTGGATCAACGGCCAGGGCGGTCTGAGCTGGTCCACGGCTCGGACGAAGGACTCCTCGACCCGCCTCTACACCTGGGCGGAGGAGAGCAAGTACGCGAGCCCGTTCGTCACGGACGCGGCCAAGCGCTCCCAGGTCATCGGCACGATCGACTTCTCGGACGAGATCGACGCCGCCGCCGTCGCCAAGGTCCTGCGCGCCAACGGCATCGTCGACACCGAGCCCTACCGCAAGCTCGGCCGCAACCAGCTGCGCATCGCCATGTTCCCGGCGATCGCCCCGGACGACGTCGAGGCGCTCACCAAGTGCGTCGACTACGTGATCGAGAAGCTCTGATCACCGGCGTACGACGCTGAAGGGCGCCCGGCAACCAGTGCCGGGCGCCCTTCTCGTTCGTCACCGCGCGGTCAGCCTCGGAAGCCGAGTATGCCGTGCAGGGTCTCACCGCTGGTCGCGCCGGCCCCGCCGACGGTGCTCAGGGTGGACTGCGCCGACTTCTGCTCGGCGGGCGCCGGCGTCGGGTCGGGCAGCTTCTTGCACGTGGCGTCGGCCGTGCCCTTGCCGTGCGGCACCTTGCCGTTGGTCAGGTACGTCGCCAGGTACTTGTCGAGGCAGCTGTTGCCGCTCAGCGAGATGCCGTGGTTGCCGCCGCCCTGCTCGACGACCAGGCTGGAGTTCTTGAGCAGCTTGTGGACGGTGACCCCACCCTGGTACGGGGTGGCCGCGTCGTCCGTCGCCTGGAACAGCAGCGTCGGCGGGAGCTTGGAGTTGGCGATGTTCACCGGCTTCAGCGACTTGGTCGGCCAGAACGCGCACGGCGCGTTGTACCAGGCGTTGTTCCAGGCCATGAACGGGGCCTTCTTGTAGACCGCCCAGTTGTCCTTGGTCCACTTCTTCCAGTCGCGCGGCCAGGACGCGTCACGGCACTGCACCGAGGTGTAGACGCTGTAGCCGTTGTCACCGGAGGAGTCGATGGCGGCGAAGTTGTCGTACGCGTCCACCAGCGGGGCGGTGTCCTTGTCGTTCACGTACGCCGCGAACGCCTCGGCCAGGAAGGGCCAGTAGCCGTTGTAGTAGCCGCCCGGGATGAAGGTGTCCTCCAGCTCGGAGGCGCCCACCTTGCCCTCAGCCGGCTTCTTGGCGAGCGCGTCCCGCATGGCGTACCACTTGGCTTCGATCTTCTTCGGATCGGTGCCGAGCTTGTACGTGGAGTTGTACTTCGCGACCCACTTCGTGAACGCCTTGTGGCGCTTGTCGAAGGCGTAGTCCTGGTCGAGGTTGTCCTCGTACCAGACACCCGTCGGGTCCACGATCGAGTCCAGCACCAGGCGCCGCACCCGCTGCGGGTACAGCTTGGCGTAGACGGCGCCGAGGTAGGTGCCGTACGAGTAACCGAAGTAGTTGATCTTCTTCGCGCCGAGGGACTTACGGATCGAGTCCAGGTCCTTCACGGCGCTGATCGTGTTGATGTACGGCAGGACGTCCTTGTACTTGGTACCGCAGGCCTTGGCGAAGGACTGGGCGCGCTTCACGTTGGCCGTCTCGATCGCGGACGTGCTGGGCACGGAGTCCGGGCGCACCGGGTCGAAGTAACCGGGCTTGCAGTCCAGGGCGGGCTTGCTCGCGCCCACTCCCCGCGGGTCGAAGCCGATGACGTCGTACTGCGCGGCGACCTTCTTCGGCAGCGAGGACGCGACGAACGAGGCCAGACCCGTACCGCTGCCACCGGGGCCGCCCGGGTTGACCAGCAGCGGGCCCTGGTACGTCTTCGAGGTGTGCGGCACGCGGGACAGCGCCAGCGTGATCTTCTTCCCGTTCGGCTTCGCGTAGTCGAGCGGCACCTTCACCGAGCCGCACTGGAGCGTCGGCGAGTTGTCGGTGGCGCACTTCTTCCAGGCGACCTTCGCGGCGGCGGCCTGGACGGTGTTCGCGGAGGGCGACCCGCTGGCGTTGGCGGGAACGGCGCTGAGCGTCCCGGCCAGAACGACGCCGGCGCCGCACAGCACGGCTGCGCTTCTTCTCATGAAGTTCTCTCTGAACGATGGGGGGTTCAGGTCCGCGAGGTTCGCGGTCCAGCCCGCATGGTTCCCGAAGATCACGCCCGGCAATAACTTATTCGACCAAGACTTGACCGAATTGAGTCATTGCTTACTCTCAAATGACCCACAGAAAGGGGCAGTTGCGCCAATCCGGACACCTGGTTCCGGACGGCCGCTCACCGCCGACGAGGGCACCCGGCGAGCCCCGGGCGCCCCCTCACACGCGCGCGTCAGGTGGCCGTACAGCTCACGCTCGGCACACCCCCGCCCCCGGGCGCGCCCCCGAAACCGAAGCTCGCCGAAGCTCCCGGGGCGACCGCCCCGTTGTGCGCGGCGTTGGCCGCGGTGACCGTCGCCCCGCTCTGGGTGTAGGACGCGTTCCACATGTTCGTGATCCGCTGGGAGCCGGGCCAGGTCCAGGTGACCTTCCAGGAGGCGAGGGCGGTGGTACCGCTGTTGGTGACCTTCACCTCGGCGTTGAAGCCGCCGCCCCAGTCGCTGCTGACCGTGTACGCGGCGGTGCAGGCGGGCGTGCCACCACCGGGGTCGCCCGGATCACCCGGGTCACCGGGGTCTCCCGGGCCGGAGCCGCCGGGCGGGAAGCCGGGGGCCTTGATGCTCGCGAGGTAGCCGTCCTTGACGGTGTCCACGGTCTGCCAGTCGTCCTTCAGGATGCCGCCGGTGTCACCGGAGTTGGGGTTCCAGGACCAGAAGGTCCAGTGGAAGGAGTCCGAGCCGTGGGCCGAGGTCGAGCGCAGATAGGTCACCAGGGCCGCCAGCCACCGCTGGTCGACGGTGGACTGGAGCGTCGTACCGAACTCGCCGACCCACACCGGCGCGATGTTCTGCTTGAAGATGTATCCCCAGTACTTGTCCCAGACGCCGGGCATGTTGGCGGGGAAGGACGGGTCGCTGAACCAGCTCTGCTGGGCGACGCTCGTGGCGTAGTCGTGGGCCGAGTACACCACCCGGTTCGCCACGTCCAGTTGCACCGGGTACTGGGCCACGCCCATCAGGTTGCCGCCCCACCAGCCCGAGACGCCGTTGAACGTCTGGACGCCCTCGACGAGGATCAGCAGGTCGGGGTTGACCGACAGGACCGCGTTACCGGCGCGCTGGGCGGCCAGGCGCCAGTCCCTGGCCGTGTCGCCGCAGCCCCAGCAGGCGGGATCGTGGGGCTCGTTGTGGAGGTCGATGCCGACCACCGTCGCGTTCCCCTTGTAGCGGGCGGCCAGCGCCTTCAGGTTGGTGATCCACGTCGACT is drawn from Streptomyces bottropensis ATCC 25435 and contains these coding sequences:
- a CDS encoding DUF742 domain-containing protein; amino-acid sequence: MSRPGRDDLPDRLYTLTGGRSRSAPGTPFDLVTLVVAESQPVPGMQSEHVAILRLTERPTAVVEIAAELRLPVSITKVLLSDLLAAGRVSARHPNQATLIDPDILEQVLVGLRNL
- a CDS encoding alpha/beta hydrolase, which encodes MRRSAAVLCGAGVVLAGTLSAVPANASGSPSANTVQAAAAKVAWKKCATDNSPTLQCGSVKVPLDYAKPNGKKITLALSRVPHTSKTYQGPLLVNPGGPGGSGTGLASFVASSLPKKVAAQYDVIGFDPRGVGASKPALDCKPGYFDPVRPDSVPSTSAIETANVKRAQSFAKACGTKYKDVLPYINTISAVKDLDSIRKSLGAKKINYFGYSYGTYLGAVYAKLYPQRVRRLVLDSIVDPTGVWYEDNLDQDYAFDKRHKAFTKWVAKYNSTYKLGTDPKKIEAKWYAMRDALAKKPAEGKVGASELEDTFIPGGYYNGYWPFLAEAFAAYVNDKDTAPLVDAYDNFAAIDSSGDNGYSVYTSVQCRDASWPRDWKKWTKDNWAVYKKAPFMAWNNAWYNAPCAFWPTKSLKPVNIANSKLPPTLLFQATDDAATPYQGGVTVHKLLKNSSLVVEQGGGNHGISLSGNSCLDKYLATYLTNGKVPHGKGTADATCKKLPDPTPAPAEQKSAQSTLSTVGGAGATSGETLHGILGFRG
- the serC gene encoding phosphoserine transaminase; protein product: MADIQIPADIKPADGRFGAGPSKVRTEALDALAATGTSLLGTSHRQAPVKNLVGQVREGISELFSLPEGYEVVLGNGGSTAFWDIATHGLIENKSQHLTFGEFSSKFAKAAKLAPWLAEPTVVSCDPGTHPEPAAEAGVDVYAFTHNETSTGVAAPLNRVAGADEGALVLVDATSGAGGLPVDIAETDVYYFAPQKSFASDGGLWIGVFSPAAIERAERIHASGRHVPEFFSLPTAIDNSRKNQTYNTPALATLFLLDQQLKWINGQGGLSWSTARTKDSSTRLYTWAEESKYASPFVTDAAKRSQVIGTIDFSDEIDAAAVAKVLRANGIVDTEPYRKLGRNQLRIAMFPAIAPDDVEALTKCVDYVIEKL
- a CDS encoding cellulase family glycosylhydrolase, which codes for MFRSLRRTLGALCAAAALFTLPLAGGVHPAAAATAPEAAAAEAGAGYWRTSGRQILDAGGQSVRIAGINWFGFETANNVPHGLWSRDYKSMIDQMKSLGYNTIRMPYSDDILKPGTMPDSLNHSDGKNADLRGLTSLQVLDRIVAYAGQSGLKVILDRHRPDAAGQSALWYTSAVPESTWITNLKALAARYKGNATVVGIDLHNEPHDPACWGCGDTARDWRLAAQRAGNAVLSVNPDLLILVEGVQTFNGVSGWWGGNLMGVAQYPVQLDVANRVVYSAHDYATSVAQQSWFSDPSFPANMPGVWDKYWGYIFKQNIAPVWVGEFGTTLQSTVDQRWLAALVTYLRSTSAHGSDSFHWTFWSWNPNSGDTGGILKDDWQTVDTVKDGYLASIKAPGFPPGGSGPGDPGDPGDPGDPGGGTPACTAAYTVSSDWGGGFNAEVKVTNSGTTALASWKVTWTWPGSQRITNMWNASYTQSGATVTAANAAHNGAVAPGASASFGFGGAPGGGGVPSVSCTAT
- a CDS encoding ATP-binding protein, which encodes MTAPSSPRSPGERPALRSVLPLPLVTALLTATATGAAVAVAPQSVRTPLAAGAGAAALLLTAVVAVAMHARVSVRLLRLRLDAVSRETGLLLRERARRAEEFAQERGRLTEEFVQERARIAAEFARERVRLTTESERERERLSDERDRAAEEITQERVALSERAKQAETERSAVLAVTANVAGRMQALATATLADLRAMEERHADEDVLADLLHLDHRTAQAGRLADSVAVLAGARSGRRWARPIPMESILRGAMGRIGAYRRVRLHSSSETAVAGHAAEGVMHALAELLDNAANFSPPTAEVHVYVEEVPAGAIISVEDSGLVMGDVQLRRAERAVSGEATDLASLSGTRLGLAVVGRLARKHALRISFRPSARGGTGVLMLIPQDVLASTMPTTASPTGSAPAQSPYGGVRAPHDLDAEPTPTHSFPTDAPAAPVADPVADALIDSLSGYRNATPAPDPTPAPAPAPDNPAGAPAFGSSYDGSSDYSSGYSSDYSSGSSQDSSYDSPYDSSHDPSYGSPRGTSGSAFGSSFRSSFSSEFGTGEYESGSADETAAPSDALPRRRRGQSLADAEARTRAAADAAAARPERTSRPAEDASSGAVRFSSFRRAVRGTGGGLDQAFVQGTAADDEGATGVPPGTGAALEPVRDAAAPAEAVRQPELEPVRESEWGAVAGSAWEPGPEPVRETAWEPGPPVQDGAWAPEPARGLVWEPEAVKEAAWQAEAAAELPWAPDPAGEAKWELDPVRELAWEPARDTRPAPDDDTGSASYPSPSYPDPDPDPDPDPDPAGERLPAPDPRTHPHLEGDHTP
- a CDS encoding cytochrome P450, giving the protein MPPLSSPASVPVPLLGARVQGAPAARYGDLRREHGEVVPVLLDGGLPAWLVLGYSELHQVTSDPELFSRDSGLWNQWPNIPADWPLLPVISPDQPSVLGTVGERHRQRAALIEEALEAVEPLELRGHVERFADELIDVVCGVGAADLVGQFAALLPVRVLAYLFGFREEHGPGLVVALNDILDGQDRAMAAEGYLRTAMDRLVSERLRQPGDDVVSRLLANARAYEVTVEEVTHDVMVMLAVGHQPTADWIGNSLHLMLTDERFAASLFGGRSSVAEAMNEVLWEDAPIQNVAGRWATRDTRLGGRVLRAGDLVLLGLQGANSDPRVRTQGALTGGNNAHFSFGHGEHRCPFPAQETAEVIARTGIEVVLDRLPDMDLAVPSGALARRVSPWLRGLVELPVRFAPGPVRGV